In Chroogloeocystis siderophila 5.2 s.c.1, the DNA window TCCTAGTACAGCTTCAGTACCTACGGTTTTAGGAATTTCTCGTGTATCTACAGCTAGTCAGAACACTACAAAATTGCCATCAATACCATCAATTTCACAGTCTCTCAGTAGCTCTATACCTGCAACTACTTTACCTCAACAGCTAGCTCAAAATACAAAAGCTAGTTTGCCAGAATGGCAAAAAGCAGTTCTTACTGGCAGCATAATTGGAGTATTTCTTTTTGTTGGTTTGCTTTTAACAAGACAGCAACCACAATATATTCAAGCATCACCACCACAACCAGTAGCACAACAAGAACCCTCGCCATCGCTAGAAACTTCATCTTCAGTTGAACCTAGCATTAGAACAATCGAGGAAGCACCATTAATTTCAAGTCTAGTATCAGTTGAACAAGAAGTTTCTAATCAAAATCAAGTTTCTTATTCTCCACCGCCATCATCAATTTCCCAACAAGAAGCAGTAGCACTAATTATATAGATGGCTGGAATACAAACGCCGATTATTTGCACCACCTTACGAGCGATATTTAGGTGATGAAATACTAACAGATAAAGCTTATCACGACAATATTAGTAGAGCAGATGGTAAAGAAAGTTCCTCAGAATGGTTAGAAAATAATGGTTCTTACTATACCTATGGCATACAAAGTATTGATTCTATTGAAAGCTTTGCCGCAAGTGGTAGTCAAGCAACTATTGAGTTAATAGTCACTGAACAACGTACTCTATATGGCAGTAGTGCCAGAATAGATCGCAACGGTAGTGCTTTTGATACAAGATTGGTCCGATACAACCTCCAATCGGTGAATGGACAGTGGAAAATTGCAGATTATCACACAGTTAGAACTATCCCAAGAAGATAAATTTAGTTTTTATTCAATATAAAAAAACACTTAATTCTGTGAATAAACAATCAGGAATAAGAAGGAAAGATTTAGATCTAAATCCTTCCTTAATATATCAAATCTGCTTCTTAATAATTACCACATTTGTAGCTAGTGTATTTGCTATTTTAGGAGTGTTATTAATACAATTTAAGGATAAACACTTGTTAGATAATTCTAAGAGTTTATCTCAAGAAAATGATGTAGTTTTTCCCTTACCTCAAGTAACCTCACTTGTATCACCTACACCAAGTATTATTAGTCCTATAACTCAACCTTCTCTTTATTCTTCTGAGTTTGCAACGCAAGGCAACCACTTAAGCCAAGAAAACTTCTATAAGTTTTATCCTTCCAGCTTGCAAAGTAGCCAAGAATTACAAA includes these proteins:
- a CDS encoding ARC6/PARC6 family protein; this translates as MEYKRRLFAPPYERYLGDEILTDKAYHDNISRADGKESSSEWLENNGSYYTYGIQSIDSIESFAASGSQATIELIVTEQRTLYGSSARIDRNGSAFDTRLVRYNLQSVNGQWKIADYHTVRTIPRR